The segment GACCTGGCTGCGCGACTACCTCTACATCCCGCTCGGCGGCAACCGAGGCTCGAACCTCGCCACCTACCGCAACCTCATGCTCACGATGCTGCTCGGCGGCCTCTGGCACGGCGCGTCGTGGACGTTCGTCTTCTGGGGGTTCCTGCACGGGCTCGGCCTCGCCGTGACGCGCGCCGTCGAGCGCGCCTCGGGCAAGGGCGCGGGCAAGCCGAAGGGCCTCTTGCCGAAGCCGATCGGCGTCGTCCTCACGTTCCACTACGTCTGCCTCGCGTGGATCTTCTTCCGCGCGCCGAGCTTCGACATCGGCGTGCGCGTGCTCCGGCAGATCTCGACGGGGACCACGTTCCACCCGAACCTGCCGCCGATCGTCGCGCTGCTGCTCGCCTTCGGGATCGCCGTGCATCACACGCCCCGGGTGATCTACGATCGGCTGCGCGCCGCCTTCGCGGCCATGCCTGCCGCTGCGCAGGGCGCCATGCTCTTCCTCGTCGCCGTGGTGCTGCACGAGGCCGCGAGTGTGAAGGCCGTGCCGTTCGTGTACTTTCAGTTCTGATCATGCGACCCATCGCCCTTCTCCTGCTCGTCCCCCTCGCCGGCTGCATCGACAACGTCAACGGGCGCGGCGCGGCCAGGCCCGTCGTGCTCATGCACGCAGAGAAGGACCTCGACTGCCCCATGGACGACATCCGCGTGACCGAGGAGTACGGCGGGGTCTACAAGGCCGTCGGCTGCGGCCGGAAGGCGTCTTATCAGACGCTCTGCGAGCACCTCTCCTGCGAGGTGAAAGGCGAAGGCCAGGGCCCCGTCGGCTGGCGTGACCGGCCGGATCCGAGCGCGCCCGTCCAGCCGAGGTAGACGCCGCACCAGCGCTTTGCGACAGGACCAGACGAACGATGAGCGAGACGAAAGAGGGCGCCGAGCAGACGGGCGAGGCGGAAGCGCCGAGCGAGGACACGCGCCCCAGGAAGAAGCGCAAGAAGAAGGCGAAGGCGCCACGCGAAGGTGTTCCCTCGTTCGCCGCGCGTTTCCCGCGCGACGAGGCCCTCGACGCGCTGCTCGCCGCCTTCGAGCGGGGTGACTACGGCCGCGTCCGCGAGGACGGCGCGCGCCTCGTGAAGAGCACCGAGGACCCGGCCGTGCGCCGCGCCGCCGAGGAGCTCTTGCGCCGCATCGAGCCCGATCCGCTCGCGAAGTACATGCTGCTCGCCGCGTGCGTGTTGCTCGCCTTCTTCACGGTCTGGTACTTCTCCCACCGCCTCACGCCCGCCCCATGACGCCGAGGCGCGCCGCCCTCGCGCTCGTGCTCGCCGGCTCCGCGGCCGCGTGTGGGCCCGCCGCGCCCGCGCCTCGGCCCTCGTTCACCTCGCCCGGCGAGGGCGCCGCCGCCGCGTCGTCCGGCATGCCGATCGAGCGCTACTTCCCGCTCGTGCACGGAAACCTCTGGCACTACGAGACGACGAGCGACGACGGCGAGCGAGGCCTCTTGCTCGTCCGCGCCCGTCGCACGAGCGCCCTCGAGGGCGAGCTCCTCACGCCCACGGGCGCGCGCCGCGTCGCCTTCACGAGCGAGGGCGTCGCGCTGCTCGGCCGCTCGGTCTACGTCCTTCGCGCGCCGCTCGCCCTCGGCGCGAGCTGGACCGGCGAGCACGGCGGACCGACGCGGATCGTGGCGGTCGGCGCGACGGTCACCGTGCCGGCGGGCCGCTTCGAGGGGTGTGTGGTCACGGTCGAAGAGCGCGGCGGAGACGTACCCATGCGGTACACGACCACGTTTTGTCCCGATGTCGGCATCACCGTGCTCGACGTCGAGGCGCGCCTGGCTCACGAGCGAGCCGAACTCCGGAGTTACGGGCCCCCCGTGAACATCGGCCCCGAGGGCACGAGCTTCACCACGGCGCCCTGAACACGAAGCCCGACGTTACGAAACGCGCGGACGAGATCGCCCTTCGACGAGGCTGCTCGTGGCTTCCGTTTTCGCGCGCGGGAAGTAGACTCGCCTCGCGCGACGAGGAGCCGAGCCATGCGAAACTACTGGGACTACATCAAGGTCGAGGAGCTCCTGTCGCTCCAGGGCGGGTTCGACAACGACGAGAGCAAGCTCTCGAACGACGAGGTCGTCTTCATCGTCGTGCACCAGGTCTACGAGCTCTGGTTCAAGCTCATCCTGCGTGAGCTCGAGACGGCGCGCGATCTCTTCCGCCAGAACCCCGTGCCCGACATGAAGCTCGCGAGCGCGGCGACCTCGCTCCGCCGCGTCGTCGCCCTCTTCGAGCAGGCCGTGCCGCACTTCCGCGTGATGGAGACGCTCACCACGCGCGACTACCTCGACTTCCGCGACCGCCTGATCCCCGCGAGCGGCTTCCAGTCGGCGCAGATGCGCGAGATCGAGATCCTGCTCGGCCTCGACGACAACCTGCGCATCCCGCTCGGCCGCGAGGGCAGCTACATGGCGGCGCTGCGCTCCTCGGACGGCTCGGCCTCGACGGCGCTCGCCCGCGTCGAGCAGCGCAGGGAGAGCGGCCCGAGCTTGAAGAGCGTGCTCTACGAGTGGCTCGCGCGGACGCCGATCGACGGCCCCGCGACGCCGGAGTCGGCCGATCGTTTCGCGAAGGCGTTCATCGCGGGGCACGAGAAGGAGATCGAGAACCGCATCCGTCTCGCCAAGCAGAACGCGCTCACGGCGGACGACATCGCGCGGCTCGAGGAGCGTTACCGCAACGAGATCAAGTTCGCCGAGCGGTTCCTGCGGGCCGAGGACGAGGAGGGGCTCGACGAGGAGGCGCGCGCCTTCCGCCGTCGCGTGCGCGCGGCGATCGTGTTCCTGGAGAGCTACCGCGAGCTGCCGCGCCTGGCGTGGCCGCGCGAGGTGATCGACCTCGTGATCGCGGTCGAGCAGCAAATGATCATCTGGCGCCAGCGCCACGCGCGTATGGTCGAGCGCGTGATCGGCCGCCGCACGGGCACGGGCGGGTCGGCGGGCGTCGACTACCTCGATCAGACGGCGCTCCGGTATCGCATTTTCAACGACCTCTGGGCCGTGCGGACGATCTTGCTCCGCAAGCCGAGCGTCCCGCTCATCGAGCACGAGGACGAGTACCGATTCCGTGTCGAGGACTGACGTGGGCAAACGAATTCTGTCGAGCTTCCTTCGTATCGACGCGCGCTCCCTCGGGCTCTTCCGCATCGTGATGGCCGCGGTCCTCCTCGGCGACCTCCTCCGCCGCTGGCCCTGGGTCCGCGCGTTTTATTCGAACGAAGGCGTCCTGCCGAACCACAACCACATCTTCAACCTGCGGGACCAGGGCCAGGTCTGGAGCATTCTTCACGCCTTTTCGAGCGTCGGGGAGAACCATTTCGCGTTCGCCCTGATCCTCCTCGTTTATCTCGGCTTTTTGCTCGGCTGGAAGACACGTGTCTTTCACGCGCTCTCGCTCGTTTGCCTCGTGAGCCTCGGCTCGCGGAACATCCTGCTCGAGAACCAGGGCAACTACGCGGCCGTCGCGCTCCTCTTTTTCACGCTCTTTCTGCCGCTCGGCAGCCGCTTCTCCGTCGACGCCCTCGTGAAATCGTTGTCCTCGCGCGACGAGAAGACCGACGCCGAGCTGAACGATCGCCCGAGGCCCACGGAGGCCGAGCTCGCGGCCACGCGTGGGCCCGGCTGGTCGCCGCTCTCGTTCGCGGCGCTCGCGGTCACGCTCCAGATCGTGATCATCCTGGTCGCGTCGGCGGCCTGGCATCTCCAGGGATCGTGGCGGGACGGCAGCGGCTTGCATTATGCGCTCCACGTCGAGCGCTGGGTGAGCGACATCGGCGCGCGGGTCCAGGGCGCGCCGGGGGCCTCGAGGGGCCTCTCTTATCTGCTCCTCGCCGCCGAATGCGTCGTCCCCCTGCTCGTGCTCGTCCCCGTCGCCCGGAGGGTGTTTCGCGGGATCGCCGTGGGGCTGCTCGTCGTGTATGCCCTCACGCTCGGGGTCCTCTTTTCCCTCGGCCTTTATGCCTGGACGCTGCTCGCCGCCGCTGCGCTCTTGATTCCGGAGGAGAGCTGGGACGCCTTCGTGCGACGATTCTCCGCCGGCCGCGCGCGCAGCGTCCTTTACGACGAGGATTGCGGCGTTTGCTTGTGGCTCGCTCGCCTCGCCAAGCGCCTCGACGCCCACCACCACCTCACGTTCCAGGGCAATGGCGACCTCGAAGGGCTCGCGCGTGGCAAGGCCGACGGCGCGGTCGAGAGGGTCGATCTTCCCGCGGGTATCACCGCCGAGCTCGTGCAGGACACGATCGTCGTCGTGGACGAGAAGGGGACCGTCTTCACGCGGAGCCGCGGCATTGCGGAGATCGTGCGGGCTTTGCCGTTCGGCCGGCCCCTCGCCTTCGTCATGCGCCTCCCGGGCATCGGCGCGCTGCTCGACGTCTTTTACGACGCCTTCGCCAGGCGGCGCGCGGACATCAGCGTGCTCGTCGGCATGGACGCGTGTGGCCTCCCCGCGCCGAAGGACGAGCGGGACGAGGAGGCGGCCGAGAGCCTCGAGGTGCCCTCGGCCGAGCGCGCGCGGCGATTCGTGACGGGTGGCCTGCGCGAGGCGTTCGTGTTCGTCCTCTTCGTCGCGGCGCTCGCGCAGGCGGCCAAGGAGAACCCGCTGCCATTCTCGATCCCCCAGGGCAAGGCGCTCGCGGCGATCGTCACCTGGCCGCGCATGCTCGAGCGCTTCGACGTGCTCGCCGTGAGCGCGGCCGAGGACGGCGTCTTCGTGATCGACGGCCAGAACCGCAAGGGCGTGAGCGTCGATCCGCTCACGGGCGCCCCTCCCGCGGTCGACCCTTCGGCCTTCAACGCGCGCAAGCTCGGCCAGCTCTGGAACGATTACTTGAACCGCGTCCGCCAGCGCGAATACGAGCCGTTCCAGAAGGCGCTGCGTGATTACCTCGGCAAGGGCGGCCCCGCGCTCGCCGGCCGCGCGCCGGACGAGCAGCTCATGGGCTACGACGCCTACTGGGTGCGGTACACGATCGCCGGGCCCGGCGAGAGCCCTGCGCGGGTGGAGAAGGGGCGGGACAAACTCTTCACGCATTCGCGCGGCGGGCGCCTCGCGATCGACCGCCTCCCCCTCGTGAAGCCCGCCGTCCGCCGGCAGGAGTAGGCGCGCCGTGTCCGAGATTGCCGCCGAGGGCGAGGCCCCCGCCGCGAAATCGCGCGCGGGCTCCGCGAAGAGGGCCTTCGCCTGGGTCCGCGACCATTACATGACGATGGACCCGCGCACGCTCGGGTTTTTCCGGCTCGTGGTCGGGTTCCTCGTCACCGCGGATTGTATCCGGCACTGGAAGGAGGCGCGCTGGTTCTACTCGAACGAGGGCGTCCTCACGAACCATTACCACCTCTTCCGCCCGAGCAGCGGCTTCAATTTCAGCCTCTTCCACGCGTTCTCCTCGCTCGAAGAGGTCCACGTCGCCTTCGCGCTCGCGACGTTTTGCCATTTCTGTTTCTTCATCGGCTGGTATACGCGCCTCTTCTCGGTGCTCTCGTTCCTCTTCGTGACGAGCCTCGACAACCGGTTCGTGATGGTCGAGAACGGCGGGTACGTCGTGGAGAACCTGCTCCTCGGCTGGGCGATGTTCATGCCCACCGGGCAGCGCTTCTCCGTCGACGCGCTCCTGCGCTCCTTCCGCGAGCGCAAGGAGCGCTCGGCGGCGGAGCTCAACACCCGCGCGCCCTTCGCCTGGGCCGACAAGCCCCACGTCTCGCTCATCGGCCTCGTCACGACCCTGAACATCGCGGTCATTTATTATTTCAACGTCGTCAACAAATCGGGGATCATCTGGCGGAAGGGCGACACCGTCCATTACGTCCTCCACCTCGACCGCATGATCACGGGGCTCGCCGTGCCGTTCCGCGAGCACATGCCCCTCTGGATGATGCGGCCCGTCGCGTGGAGCGTGCTCGTGGTCGAGGCGCTGCTCGTCCCGCTCATCCTCGCCCCCGCCGGGCGCCGGATCACGCGGCCCCTCGCCATGCTCCTGATGACCGGCCTGCACGGGTCGTTCGGCGTCATGATGCGCCTCGGCCCGTTCTCCTGGTTCATGATCGCCTGGAGCTTCCTGTTCCCCCAGCCCGTGCACTGGGAGCTCCTCGGCCGCTGGTACACGAAGAAGGCCCGCCGATGGGTCGTCGTCTACGACCGGCGCTCGCCGCTCGCGTTTTTCCTCTGCCGGCTCTTCGCGCGCCTCGACCTCTGCGAGCGGCTCTCGTTCGAGGAGAGCCCCGAGGACGAGGCCGCGCCGCCCCTGCTCCGCGTCCGTGATCCCGAGACGAACGAGCTGCAGGATGATCACGAGGCGCTCGCCGCCCTCGCGCGTTCGCTGCCCGCGGGCCGCTTCCTCTGGCCCCTCGCGCGTGTCTCCACGCTCGGCCTCTCGGCGCCGCTCTTCGGCTACGTCGCGCGCCGCCGTGACGCGACCGCGCGCGCCTTCGGCCTCACCCTGCCCCCGCGCGGGCAGGGTGAGGAGGCGAGCGGGACGCCCTCCCCGCTGGCCGAGCGCGCCTCACGCGTGCGCGCCGGCCTGCGCGAGGCGCTCGTCGCCTGGTTCTTCGTCTGCGCCGTGAGCCAGACGATCAACGAGAACAAGTCCGTCCCTGCGTTCCTCAAGCACCCGCAGCCCTGGCTGATGCAGGCGACGCTCGGCTACCCGCGCATGTACCAGGGCTGGGGGATGTTCGCGCCGAACCCGATCAGCGACGACGGCTCGATCACGATCGACGCCTGGACGATCGGCGGTCGCCACGTGGATCCCTTCACCGGCGAGGAGCCGGACCTCAATCTCTCGGACGCGCGCGGGCTCGGCTTGAACCAGATCTGGCAGGACTACTTCAACCGCATCCGCCTCGATCGGAACAAGGTCTTTCGGCACGGCCTCAAGGAGTACCTCCTGCGCTGGCACGAGGAGACGGGGCGCCCCGAGGATGAGCTCGTCGCCTTCGATGTGTACTGGCTGCGGGACCAGTGCCCCCTGCCTGGACAAACGCAGCCGTACAAGCACGAAAAGATTGCGATCCTGACATACCGAAAGCCTGGATACAGGCCCCCGCCGGGTTATCGCCCGCTGCCGCCCGAACCAAAGGTCGAGAGCGCGGGGAACTGAGCGTGCAGGCCGCGTCACGAGGGTGGCGCACGATTCTGTCGGGCTGCGCTGCGGGCCGTCCGGAGCGCTCTTCGTTTTGGGCGTTCCGGGGCCGTGCGGGCTGGCTTGCCTCACACGTGACGAGCCCCGAACGTGCGATGGGCAAACGGGTCGTGTTCGTTTAGGATTCCCTGGACTCTATGCCCGACGCCCTCCCTGCTTCGATGGATCTTCAGCGGGGATCCGAGGGCCACGTGCGCCGAGGCCCTCGCCGCGCGGAGGCTCGCCTCCGTGGCCCCCGCCGGGCGCTGCCTTCGCGGGCGGCGAGAAACACGCGCCACGGGCTACCTGGTGCGTCGGTTCGCCTCCTCGGGGTATATGCTCCTTCCAGGAGACGAGGTCGGGTTACGCGTCGATGACTCCACCCAACGTAGAGAACCTTTCGGCCTGGCTGGTCTCCCGCCTCGCCGAGCTTCGGGGGATCGATCCACGGACCATCGACCCACGCGAGCGGTTCCATCGCTACGGCCTCGAC is part of the Polyangium spumosum genome and harbors:
- a CDS encoding DCC1-like thiol-disulfide oxidoreductase family protein, which gives rise to MGKRILSSFLRIDARSLGLFRIVMAAVLLGDLLRRWPWVRAFYSNEGVLPNHNHIFNLRDQGQVWSILHAFSSVGENHFAFALILLVYLGFLLGWKTRVFHALSLVCLVSLGSRNILLENQGNYAAVALLFFTLFLPLGSRFSVDALVKSLSSRDEKTDAELNDRPRPTEAELAATRGPGWSPLSFAALAVTLQIVIILVASAAWHLQGSWRDGSGLHYALHVERWVSDIGARVQGAPGASRGLSYLLLAAECVVPLLVLVPVARRVFRGIAVGLLVVYALTLGVLFSLGLYAWTLLAAAALLIPEESWDAFVRRFSAGRARSVLYDEDCGVCLWLARLAKRLDAHHHLTFQGNGDLEGLARGKADGAVERVDLPAGITAELVQDTIVVVDEKGTVFTRSRGIAEIVRALPFGRPLAFVMRLPGIGALLDVFYDAFARRRADISVLVGMDACGLPAPKDERDEEAAESLEVPSAERARRFVTGGLREAFVFVLFVAALAQAAKENPLPFSIPQGKALAAIVTWPRMLERFDVLAVSAAEDGVFVIDGQNRKGVSVDPLTGAPPAVDPSAFNARKLGQLWNDYLNRVRQREYEPFQKALRDYLGKGGPALAGRAPDEQLMGYDAYWVRYTIAGPGESPARVEKGRDKLFTHSRGGRLAIDRLPLVKPAVRRQE
- a CDS encoding HTTM domain-containing protein — its product is MSEIAAEGEAPAAKSRAGSAKRAFAWVRDHYMTMDPRTLGFFRLVVGFLVTADCIRHWKEARWFYSNEGVLTNHYHLFRPSSGFNFSLFHAFSSLEEVHVAFALATFCHFCFFIGWYTRLFSVLSFLFVTSLDNRFVMVENGGYVVENLLLGWAMFMPTGQRFSVDALLRSFRERKERSAAELNTRAPFAWADKPHVSLIGLVTTLNIAVIYYFNVVNKSGIIWRKGDTVHYVLHLDRMITGLAVPFREHMPLWMMRPVAWSVLVVEALLVPLILAPAGRRITRPLAMLLMTGLHGSFGVMMRLGPFSWFMIAWSFLFPQPVHWELLGRWYTKKARRWVVVYDRRSPLAFFLCRLFARLDLCERLSFEESPEDEAAPPLLRVRDPETNELQDDHEALAALARSLPAGRFLWPLARVSTLGLSAPLFGYVARRRDATARAFGLTLPPRGQGEEASGTPSPLAERASRVRAGLREALVAWFFVCAVSQTINENKSVPAFLKHPQPWLMQATLGYPRMYQGWGMFAPNPISDDGSITIDAWTIGGRHVDPFTGEEPDLNLSDARGLGLNQIWQDYFNRIRLDRNKVFRHGLKEYLLRWHEETGRPEDELVAFDVYWLRDQCPLPGQTQPYKHEKIAILTYRKPGYRPPPGYRPLPPEPKVESAGN